The Psychrobacillus sp. FSL K6-2836 nucleotide sequence GTCATACATCATAGGACGTCCTACCTCCTATTTCCTACTCTTGGAAAGATACGTGAGCTCTGCTGAGGGCTTATCTCTCATCCCCATGGAAAAGCATCAGTCTGAAACGAAAATAAGCAGTATTATTGGTTACATCCCATTCTTCCAAATACCAGGAAAAATAGAATTATTAGAATGGTAAACCTATTACATTGTGATGTTTTTAAGAAAAACCAGACAAAAGACATGCCCGGTCCGTTAAGGTCAAAAACCTGTTTCTATCGTTTTCGAAGTGCTTTGGTCAGGCGTTTTGCTATAGGATTACCGATTGATTTTTGAGTGGCTGGTCGTGACTGACGTCTCGACTAGCCACTCTTTTTTCGGTAATTTTATGGCTTTTACCTGTCCGTCGCCCTCCTACAACTCTTAGAAATAGGTAAGTGCGTTTTTGGATAACTAGAGATAAAGATACTAACTATTCCTATTGCAAGCTCTCGAAGATGCAATTTCGCTCGCTATTTCGCTACTTTATTCAGTGAACACTTACTATTTCTTTTTATTTCCACTAATAAGAAGGAAATCTACTTTCTTTATCTTTCATGACAAAGTCCCATGAACCAAGTGTTCACGGGACTTTTTTATATACTTATTCTTAAAAAAAGCCCGGCCATATAGCCAGGCTTTTCGTTATTCTCCTAAAAGTAATTGCTCTAATTCATTTAGCTTTTCTTCAAAAACGCGACATGCTTCTTCGATAGGAGCAGCAGTATTCATATCTACTCCCGCTTTTTTCAATACTTCAATTGGGTAATCCGAACAACCTGCTTTTAGGAACTCATTAATATAACGATCCACAGCCGGTTTACCTTCTGTTAGAATTTGATTGCTAAGGGCAGTTGCTGCGCTTAAACCAGTCGCATATTGGTATACATAGTAGTTGTAATAGAAATGGGGAATTCTCGCCCATTCCAATCCAATTTGTTCATCAATAACAATTTCATCGCCAAAGTATTTTTGATTCAACTTATAATATTCTTCCGTTAGCTTATCAGCGGTTAATGCTTCCCCATTTTGATCTAATTGGTGAATAATATGCTCAAATTCCGCAAACATAGTTTGACGGAAAACAGTTCCACGGAAGCCCTCTAGCCAATGATTTAATAAGTAAATACGTTTCTTAGGGTCGTCAATTGTTTTCAGTAAGTAATCGTTTAGTAATGCTTCATTGCAAGTCGAAGCCACCTCTGCCACAAAAATGGAATAATCTCCGTAAACATAAGGTTGATTTGCTCTAGTATAGTAACTATGAATACTATGCCCAAATTCATGTGCCAATGTAAAAAGATTATTTACGTTATTTTGCCAGTTCATCAGTATATATGGGTTCGTACCATATGTTCCTGACGAATAAGCACCAGATCGTTTACCTTTCGTCTCCACTACATCAACCCAGCGATTTTCAAGCCCCTGCTTGACGATAGACACATATTCTTCACCTAATGGCTCGAAGCTCTTAATCATTGCGTCACAGGCCTCTTCATACGTGTATTCCATATTCAACTCTTTCACTAATGGCGTATAAAGATCCCACATATGCAATTCATCTAAGCCTAACACTTTTTTACGCAGAGCCACATATCGATGAAGTAAATGGACGTTTTTATTGATTGTATTTACTAAATTGTCATATACACTTTCAGGAATATGATTGTTAGACATTGCTGCTTCACGCGCGGATTCATAGTTTCGAATTTTCGCGTTGACATTGTCTCCTTTAATATTCCCTGTTAGAGTTGATGCAAATGTGTTACGGAATTTACCATACGTATCATATATTGCTTTAAATGCATCCTCACGCACACGTGGATCCTCACTTTCTAAGAAACGTGAATATCTACCATGTGTTAGTTGCACCTCATTGCCATCTTCATCTTTAATAGATGGGAACTCTAAATCTGCATTATTTAATTTGCCAAATGTGTCTGCTGAGGCTCCAGCAACCTCCGATAATTGTGCTAGTAATGCTTCTTGTTCTTTTGGAAGCACATGGGGACGCTCTTTATTGACCTCTTCAAGTAGTTGTCTGTAAACTTGTAGTCCTTTATTCTCTACTAAGTAACTGGCAATTACAGACTCATCTAGCGAAAGAATCTCTGGAACTAAGAAAGATAATACGGTGGAAACTTTCACATATAATGATTTTATCCGGCTATCCATAGCCTGGTACGTGCTATTAGCTGTATCTTGGTCAGTGCGCATATGTGCAAACGTATACAGTTTACGTAATCTGGAAGTAATTTCATCACGATAAGTCAACACTTCCAGTAAAGCGTTTGCTCCACCACTGATTGTTCCTTGATAAGAATTTGCTTTCTCTGACAACGCTGCAACCTCTTGGTATTCTATTTCCCATTCATCATTAGAGGCGAAAATATCTTCTAATTTCCATGTTAAGTTTTCTTCTACTTCATCACGTGTCAATATTTTGTTCTTTGTATCTGTAGTCAAACTAGGTTCCCCCTCTTATTGTTTCGAATTTCGAATCACTTACTATTTTCTCAATTTTCAAATCAATTTGCAAGGAATTCACTGTACAGCAATTGCTCCATCAAAAAATAATTTATTTTACTTGCGTATATTACTTTATCTGATGAAATTAGACAGCGTTGCAATAAATAAAGATAGGATTCTACTGCTTTTAAATGTTCAGCTGAAGGATTGGTAGTTAGTTTTCTATATAACAAAAATGTTTCGCAATGTTGGGATTCAGCTTGTTGAAGAGATAGTCCCTGTTTATGCAAATAATCAATAAACTGAATTTGCCATTCGATAGCATGTACAGAAAAAATAGAAGCTTGCTTGGTCGGAATACCTATAAATAAAGGAATTTTTTTTGGATGAATTCTCCATCGATAACATATTTGCAGAAATGGCGATTGAATTCCTTTTCTATTAAAAAAGTACAGATTGTCTAACTGTTTGAAACGATGATGCTTATATATGGTGAAATACTTTTGAAATTCTTCCCAGGAGTTTCTTTTGATAATTGCGAAAGGCCAAGACTGCCTTTCAATAGAAAGCTTTTTGACCTTTACTATATAATTATTTGCCTTTATATGCATTGGATTTGAAATATAATGAAAATATTTAGATTGAGGGCAGTAAGTGAGTAGTATTTTCCCATTTGGGGTTGTGTAAAAAAATTGCTGTCGATATGCGGAGAACTGCATAGGCCCTATCTCTTGGAGCGGGAAATCAGAAATTGTCGGTGTTCGTAATATCCAAATCGGAAATATCTGGTTTTCTATATAGCCTGCTGTTCGCTGCTGAATTACAGTAGCTGATATTTGGCTACACTGAAATTCTATTGCAATAGGATAGGGTTCACTTCGGACAAATAGATCCGGTCTTTGATGAAGGGAGGGAAGATAGGCTTCCAGTTGGACTGGTGAAGAATGATTTTGCAAAAATTCATATAAATGCAATTTTCCTTTTAAATGGTCTTCACTTTCACCTTCCGAAAAAGTCTGAGTACAAGAAGCATTACGAGTATGAGCGAAATGCGGGGTTTTTATTATACCGTTTTTTAATATGACTTGTTCATTACATTGTATGCAGGAGAATTTGCTGCTGGATTTTATTTCGTCTAATAAGGTTTTTGGATGTTGTGCAGGTATTATAATTTCTCCATCTGCTGTTACTGCTGATAATATTTGTATCACCTCCTTCTACTAATATACAAATTTTCTGAAAATAAAGCAACATCTTAGATTGTTATCTGAAATAAAAAAAACCTTCTATAAATAGAAGGTTTTAAAAATGTTTATTTAATTCATCTAGAACTCCACTTTCGATTATCTGTTTTCCATACTCTTGAATAATATGAATAGTCGTTTTTGAATTATTTGCAAACTCCGAAACAATACTTAATGTATTAAGCACTGATTCAAATTCTGTAATATCAAAATCAAAAACAATAAGCAAATAGTATTTATCTTCATAATAATACAAAGAGGTCTGTAAATCAGTTTCATCTAACTTTTTCGCAAGACCAATTACATCATCGAAGCTCTCAAAAACAAATGTATAATCCGATGGAATTTCTTCTAAATCATCCATATAACTTGAAAAGTCATCAAATTCATGTTGGCCGATTGAGCTTGATACCCCATTTTTAAATATTTTACTGGATATATCATCTACATCCGAATTATTTCCTAAACGCTCATCTTGTTTTGTTATTTCCGTTCTTGTAACAATCACTTCCAAACCTTTTTCCATCGCATGAACTTGTATCCATAATGGACCATCTAATTCCTCAAAATGATCATCATCATGAACCTCATCCATCATTTCCCAAAAAAGCTGCTCGCTCTTATCCTTGTTAAACCAGATTTCATCTCGGCTGAAGCCTCTTTCTTCAATGTCGATGTATGAAATGTATACTTTGAAAGTGTTATCATTGATACGCTCGATATCCATTTAACACATCTCCTTTCGCTTCTTACCGTTTCAATTGTGTAGTGTCTATTACTATTGTATGTTGTTTGTGAAAAAAAGAAAAGGATTCCTGCTTCACTTTTTAAATTATTAACCAAACTATATGCATTGTAGAAAATTTTCATACTTAATGCAAGTAGAAGGAAAAAAGAAAAGCCAATTATTTTTCAAAATGAACTTTGAAAAACAATTAGCTTAGTATAATACTAGTTAACTAGACGTTGTGCTTCAAGTAGTTGATAAGCACGTACTTTTCTAGGTAAGAATCTTCGAATTTCATCTTCATTGTATCCAACTTGTAAACGTTTTTCATCTAGAATAATTGGTCTACGTAATAATCCAGGATGCTCTTGAATTAATTCGTAGAGACGTTGTAACGGAAGACTTTCTAAATCCACATTTAGTTTTTGGAATATCTTTGAACGAGTTGAAATGATTTCATCTGTTCCGTCTTCTGTCATTCGTAAGATTTCTTTTATTTCACTTATACTAAGAGGTTCAGAAAAAATATTGCGCTCTTTATATGCTATTTCATGTTCTTCTAACCAAGCTTTCGCTTTTCTACAAGACGTACAACTTGGTGAAGTGAATAAGGTTACCATCATTTTAAAAAACACTTCCTTTCAAATGTCTGTGTTATATAAAGTAGATTATAATTAATTTAATGTAGTAATGTACATTCTAAGTATACACCACTTTTAATTCATTTTAAATATGTTTTAATGAAAAATTTACCTCATAAAAATTACTGTCACAATTTCGTGTTACTTATAAAGAAATCCTTATATTTTATTAATACAAATTAGATATATTAATTAATACCCATCATTTAAAAAACTTAAACATCTCCATCATAAAAAAAATGCGTTCTCAATTAGTAATACTTAATGAAAATATCTGTTATATATAATAGTACGTTCTGAATGCAAAAAGGTTTCAAAAAAGAAAAAAAAGTAGGATTAAATTTCATCCTACTTCATTAATCTTTACGTTTTCTTTAAAAATACTTCTCAATTAA carries:
- the pepF gene encoding oligoendopeptidase F, which produces MTTDTKNKILTRDEVEENLTWKLEDIFASNDEWEIEYQEVAALSEKANSYQGTISGGANALLEVLTYRDEITSRLRKLYTFAHMRTDQDTANSTYQAMDSRIKSLYVKVSTVLSFLVPEILSLDESVIASYLVENKGLQVYRQLLEEVNKERPHVLPKEQEALLAQLSEVAGASADTFGKLNNADLEFPSIKDEDGNEVQLTHGRYSRFLESEDPRVREDAFKAIYDTYGKFRNTFASTLTGNIKGDNVNAKIRNYESAREAAMSNNHIPESVYDNLVNTINKNVHLLHRYVALRKKVLGLDELHMWDLYTPLVKELNMEYTYEEACDAMIKSFEPLGEEYVSIVKQGLENRWVDVVETKGKRSGAYSSGTYGTNPYILMNWQNNVNNLFTLAHEFGHSIHSYYTRANQPYVYGDYSIFVAEVASTCNEALLNDYLLKTIDDPKKRIYLLNHWLEGFRGTVFRQTMFAEFEHIIHQLDQNGEALTADKLTEEYYKLNQKYFGDEIVIDEQIGLEWARIPHFYYNYYVYQYATGLSAATALSNQILTEGKPAVDRYINEFLKAGCSDYPIEVLKKAGVDMNTAAPIEEACRVFEEKLNELEQLLLGE
- a CDS encoding competence protein CoiA gives rise to the protein MIQILSAVTADGEIIIPAQHPKTLLDEIKSSSKFSCIQCNEQVILKNGIIKTPHFAHTRNASCTQTFSEGESEDHLKGKLHLYEFLQNHSSPVQLEAYLPSLHQRPDLFVRSEPYPIAIEFQCSQISATVIQQRTAGYIENQIFPIWILRTPTISDFPLQEIGPMQFSAYRQQFFYTTPNGKILLTYCPQSKYFHYISNPMHIKANNYIVKVKKLSIERQSWPFAIIKRNSWEEFQKYFTIYKHHRFKQLDNLYFFNRKGIQSPFLQICYRWRIHPKKIPLFIGIPTKQASIFSVHAIEWQIQFIDYLHKQGLSLQQAESQHCETFLLYRKLTTNPSAEHLKAVESYLYLLQRCLISSDKVIYASKINYFLMEQLLYSEFLAN
- the mecA gene encoding adaptor protein MecA, translated to MDIERINDNTFKVYISYIDIEERGFSRDEIWFNKDKSEQLFWEMMDEVHDDDHFEELDGPLWIQVHAMEKGLEVIVTRTEITKQDERLGNNSDVDDISSKIFKNGVSSSIGQHEFDDFSSYMDDLEEIPSDYTFVFESFDDVIGLAKKLDETDLQTSLYYYEDKYYLLIVFDFDITEFESVLNTLSIVSEFANNSKTTIHIIQEYGKQIIESGVLDELNKHF
- the spxA gene encoding transcriptional regulator SpxA is translated as MVTLFTSPSCTSCRKAKAWLEEHEIAYKERNIFSEPLSISEIKEILRMTEDGTDEIISTRSKIFQKLNVDLESLPLQRLYELIQEHPGLLRRPIILDEKRLQVGYNEDEIRRFLPRKVRAYQLLEAQRLVN